A window from Phalacrocorax carbo chromosome 29, bPhaCar2.1, whole genome shotgun sequence encodes these proteins:
- the LOC135318315 gene encoding importin-4-like, whose product MGRLAEAAGPALGAAWPGRAVLTQALTREGPGRVRDNACGALARHGGALPAQLVVPLVLRALPLGAGPGRGAARVPVPAGGCTAATPRSCGSTAAELPRACGSVVGSGRLPPELEAGVVGLLRDVWGHCPTAFGGGLPSCPQRRRPPAPRPGPGRRPSDLLTPGAWP is encoded by the exons ATGGGGCGCCTGGCCGaggccgccggccccgccctcGGAGC GGCGTGGCCGGGGCGGGCCGTGCTGACGCAGGCGCTGacgcgggaggggccggggcgtGTCCGGGACAACGCCTGTGGGGCCCTCGCCCGGCACGGGGGGGCGCTGCCGGCCCAGCTG GTGGTGCCGCTGGTGCTGCGGGCGCTGCCGCTGGGGGCAGGACCTGGCCGAGGAGCCGCCCGTGTTCCGGTACCTGCTGGGGGGTGCACGGCCGCGACCCCCCGCAG ctGTGGCAGCACGGCGGCCGAGCTGCCCCGGGCCTGCGGCAGCGTCGTGGGGAGCGGGCGGCTGCCCCCCG AGCTGGAGGCGGGGGTGGTAGGGCTGCTGCGGGACGTGTGGGGCCACTGCCCCACGGCCTTTGGAGGGGgcctgcccagctgcccccagcgACGCCGCCCGCCTGCGCCACGCCCTG GGCCTGGCCGACGCCCCAGTGACCTGCTGACCCCGGGGGCGTGGCCATGA